The Thermoplasma acidophilum DSM 1728 genome includes a window with the following:
- a CDS encoding B12-binding domain-containing radical SAM protein, whose protein sequence is MLFCGLQTLNHSPSKIYISSLFTYSWKPMHEAIEFYHRQFPGVPIYVGGIYASLMPEHIRASFPFVKMHVGFYPEAENLISAYHLLQQVEKWRSWDRSIVFTSRGCIRKCPFCVVPKVEGGMRDQKPSIIDLMHPSHRKVTIWDNNFLASPYAKSMLRELIDHGIEADFNQGLDARLIDEETAGLLADVKSKSIHMAYDWPWEGPYVKKAIDLLGEAGYRKKDLIFYMLYNFWDEIHKKGDTPEDFLLRLKNLMRWGASAYPMRFIPLDALTRTGYVSPLWTPEKLEMIADVRRVLGFAGTWVPYRALADKFIYYPQIAHLPRYILKSSFLSSAWYGLPSAVDIEWTGPLTSEGYRMSKGANSSICPDIVEPSMLSMYFVVSNGEMPQSNNEGGLAKKTGSRSTKHVILPSFLSEASHPSFFSRLKSVSRSGAPFPWPNIAQASAGVSLSNLT, encoded by the coding sequence ATGCTGTTCTGCGGCCTTCAAACCCTCAATCATTCACCATCTAAGATATATATAAGCTCACTCTTCACCTATTCATGGAAGCCCATGCATGAGGCCATAGAATTCTATCACAGGCAGTTTCCAGGCGTGCCTATATATGTGGGCGGCATATACGCCAGCCTGATGCCGGAACACATAAGGGCGTCCTTCCCGTTCGTAAAGATGCATGTGGGCTTTTACCCAGAGGCAGAGAACCTGATCTCCGCCTACCACCTCCTGCAGCAGGTGGAAAAGTGGAGATCATGGGACAGGTCCATAGTGTTCACTTCACGCGGGTGCATAAGGAAGTGCCCATTCTGCGTTGTCCCGAAGGTGGAGGGTGGAATGAGGGACCAGAAGCCGTCAATAATCGACCTCATGCACCCATCGCACAGGAAGGTTACGATATGGGACAACAACTTCCTCGCATCGCCCTACGCCAAGTCCATGCTCAGGGAGCTCATTGACCATGGCATAGAAGCGGACTTCAACCAGGGTCTTGATGCTAGGCTTATCGATGAGGAAACCGCAGGGCTCCTGGCCGATGTAAAATCGAAGAGCATACACATGGCCTACGACTGGCCATGGGAGGGGCCATACGTGAAGAAGGCCATCGACCTTCTAGGCGAAGCAGGCTACAGGAAGAAGGATCTGATATTCTACATGCTTTACAACTTCTGGGACGAGATCCATAAGAAGGGGGATACGCCGGAGGATTTCCTTTTGAGGCTAAAGAACCTGATGAGATGGGGCGCGTCCGCCTATCCCATGAGGTTCATACCGCTCGATGCGCTCACCAGGACAGGTTACGTATCGCCACTGTGGACGCCGGAAAAGCTGGAGATGATAGCGGATGTCAGGAGAGTCCTCGGCTTTGCGGGGACGTGGGTGCCGTACAGGGCACTGGCTGACAAGTTCATCTACTACCCGCAGATCGCGCATTTACCTCGATATATTTTAAAGAGTTCATTCCTCAGCTCTGCCTGGTATGGCCTGCCATCAGCGGTAGATATTGAATGGACTGGTCCATTAACCTCAGAAGGATATCGGATGTCCAAGGGGGCGAATTCCTCTATTTGTCCGGATATCGTTGAGCCCTCGATGCTATCAATGTATTTCGTAGTCTCGAACGGAGAAATGCCACAATCCAATAACGAGGGTGGGTTGGCAAAGAAAACTGGATCCCGGAGTACAAAGCATGTTATCTTGCCATCATTCCTGTCCGAGGCCTCCCATCCGTCTTTCTTCAGCAGGCTTAAGAGTGTCTCCAGATCCGGAGCACCGTTTCCCTGGCCGAACATAGCCCAGGCCTCAGCTGGAGTCAGCCTCTCCAATCTAACGTAG
- a CDS encoding MFS transporter, translating to MTESWEELKERAYGPMDKQKSKWFNYKMLLLTGGGIFVDGYNIVIISFGLAGIETLFGLQHNAFLVGLIGISVIIGNLVGALLSGYFVDKVGRRTIFIIDLILFVFFAIISGLVTNAYELVVARLLVGLGIGLDYPIATSYLSEYTPINPRGKFLVMNITFFNIAGVVAAIVGYSLLPLGATIAWRYMLMSAAVPAAITIAGRIRTPESPRWLLEHGRKKEAIQAIERVTESTLPDDTQKFIMDSNVKPPVSGYYKELLTKYTKSAIFIGLFYFFFAIAFVNASLYGPSILASFGEAGLIGSSLYWLLFVVGDIICILVIDSFGRRNSTLTGWAGMLITMIILAFAPSNLKLLSLGAFILFAMFQGIGPGSLHMVYSPELFPTRIRATAEGWKQGIGRLGGVLTGLFFPSLVIGDKLLILILTSIAGLVLSILMAPETKRKGLEEISEKDINLQI from the coding sequence ATGACTGAATCATGGGAGGAATTAAAAGAAAGAGCTTATGGCCCAATGGACAAACAAAAATCAAAATGGTTCAACTATAAAATGCTATTATTGACTGGAGGTGGCATATTCGTTGATGGATACAATATAGTCATCATATCCTTCGGTTTAGCAGGAATAGAAACACTGTTCGGTCTACAACACAATGCTTTTTTAGTTGGGCTCATAGGAATATCGGTGATTATAGGGAATTTAGTAGGAGCCTTGCTTTCAGGTTATTTTGTCGACAAGGTCGGAAGGCGAACGATATTTATAATTGATCTTATATTATTTGTATTTTTTGCAATAATATCCGGGCTAGTGACAAATGCATACGAACTCGTAGTAGCGCGCCTCTTGGTAGGTTTAGGAATAGGATTAGATTATCCAATAGCCACTTCATATCTCAGTGAATATACCCCAATTAATCCAAGGGGAAAATTCTTGGTCATGAATATAACATTCTTCAATATTGCAGGAGTTGTTGCAGCTATAGTTGGATACTCACTCTTGCCATTGGGTGCAACGATTGCCTGGAGATATATGTTAATGTCTGCTGCAGTTCCAGCCGCCATTACAATAGCTGGAAGAATACGAACTCCAGAATCTCCAAGATGGTTACTTGAGCATGGAAGGAAAAAAGAAGCTATACAGGCCATTGAAAGAGTAACAGAGAGCACCTTGCCAGATGATACCCAAAAATTCATAATGGATTCCAACGTAAAACCACCGGTATCAGGCTATTATAAAGAGCTTCTTACGAAATATACTAAAAGTGCAATTTTCATAGGTCTTTTCTATTTCTTCTTCGCAATTGCATTTGTAAACGCCTCTTTGTATGGGCCTTCAATCCTTGCATCCTTTGGAGAAGCTGGTCTTATCGGTTCTTCATTATATTGGTTGCTTTTCGTCGTAGGAGACATCATCTGTATACTAGTAATCGATTCATTTGGTCGAAGAAATTCTACGCTAACAGGCTGGGCTGGTATGCTGATAACTATGATAATCTTAGCCTTCGCTCCATCAAATCTAAAATTACTTTCTCTTGGTGCATTTATACTATTTGCAATGTTCCAGGGTATAGGGCCTGGTAGTCTTCATATGGTATATTCTCCAGAGCTCTTTCCAACCAGAATCAGAGCCACTGCGGAGGGATGGAAACAAGGTATAGGTAGATTAGGTGGAGTGCTTACAGGTCTGTTCTTCCCAAGTCTGGTGATAGGAGATAAGCTGTTAATATTAATTCTAACCTCTATAGCTGGACTTGTATTATCAATACTGATGGCTCCAGAAACTAAGAGAAAAGGGCTGGAAGAGATTTCAGAAAAAGACATAAACCTTCAGATATAA
- a CDS encoding UxaA family hydrolase, translating to MLMEVKALAHAKNDSVAVATDDLKEGEEIQVAFLDNNEKTKITTAEVIPLGHKISLKDIKKGENVIEYGEVIGAATKDIKRGEHVHIHNIKSLRW from the coding sequence ATGCTTATGGAAGTAAAGGCCTTAGCGCATGCTAAAAATGACTCAGTTGCCGTTGCAACTGATGATCTAAAGGAAGGAGAAGAGATACAAGTGGCATTTTTGGATAACAATGAAAAAACTAAAATAACTACGGCAGAGGTTATACCTCTAGGCCATAAAATATCCCTAAAGGATATCAAGAAAGGCGAAAACGTCATTGAATACGGAGAAGTGATTGGCGCAGCCACAAAGGATATCAAAAGGGGAGAACATGTGCATATACACAATATAAAATCGTTGAGGTGGTAA
- a CDS encoding UxaA family hydrolase: MSSTFMGYERENGRIGTRNHVLIIPVDDLSNTVAAAVENNIFGTRAILHPYGRLQFGADLDLTFRTLAGYGRNPNVASAIVVGIEDNWTNRIADQISQTGKHVETVSIEGSGDLKAIEKASRLAKEMAQESSTKTRKEFDVSNLIVSTKCGESDTTSGLASNPTVGVVFDRLVDEGATVIFGETSELTGAEKYIAEKMANNELKDKFMKIFNDYQDVIKSQGVDLLGSQPTEGNIKGGLSTIEEKALGNIQKAGTKKITGVLDYAEEPKSKGLNFMNTSSAAAEAVTLFAAAGAVVHLFTTGQGNIVGNHILPVIKTTANPKTAKNMAEHIDLDLSGLLKFEYTLKDAGDKLYNLLLETASGKLTSNEVLKHYEFALTKLYISA, translated from the coding sequence ATGAGCAGCACGTTTATGGGTTATGAAAGGGAGAATGGCAGGATAGGGACAAGAAATCATGTATTGATTATTCCAGTTGACGATCTCTCAAACACGGTGGCCGCTGCGGTTGAGAACAACATATTCGGTACAAGGGCAATACTTCATCCCTATGGCAGACTTCAGTTTGGTGCAGATCTTGATCTGACGTTCAGAACCCTGGCAGGGTATGGCAGGAATCCAAATGTAGCGTCTGCAATAGTCGTAGGCATAGAGGACAACTGGACTAACAGAATCGCTGACCAGATCTCGCAAACTGGGAAGCATGTTGAAACTGTTAGTATAGAGGGTAGCGGCGATCTAAAGGCGATAGAGAAAGCATCAAGGCTCGCCAAGGAAATGGCCCAAGAATCGTCCACAAAGACAAGGAAGGAATTCGATGTTTCGAATCTAATAGTTAGTACAAAATGCGGTGAATCCGACACCACTTCTGGACTCGCTAGCAATCCAACTGTAGGCGTTGTATTCGACAGGCTAGTTGACGAAGGTGCAACAGTGATTTTTGGAGAGACAAGTGAGTTAACCGGCGCAGAGAAGTACATCGCAGAGAAGATGGCGAACAACGAACTAAAGGATAAATTCATGAAGATATTCAATGATTATCAGGACGTCATAAAATCGCAGGGTGTAGATCTTCTCGGATCACAGCCTACCGAAGGAAACATAAAAGGAGGATTGAGTACAATAGAGGAGAAAGCTCTAGGAAACATACAAAAAGCTGGGACCAAGAAGATAACGGGTGTATTAGATTACGCCGAAGAGCCAAAAAGTAAAGGATTGAACTTTATGAATACATCCTCTGCGGCCGCTGAAGCCGTTACGCTTTTTGCAGCGGCAGGTGCAGTTGTTCACCTGTTCACAACCGGCCAAGGCAACATCGTTGGAAACCACATCTTACCTGTGATAAAGACTACGGCGAACCCGAAGACTGCAAAAAACATGGCCGAGCATATAGATCTTGACCTTTCTGGTCTGTTGAAGTTCGAATATACACTCAAAGATGCTGGAGACAAGCTGTATAACCTCCTTCTGGAGACCGCATCTGGAAAGCTGACTTCAAATGAAGTGCTGAAGCACTATGAATTTGCTCTTACGAAGCTTTACATATCGGCCTGA
- a CDS encoding GntR family transcriptional regulator, whose translation MQENVILSKKIYSYIIDEIVSGRLRMGQIIDENKIKDVFNVSKTPIREAIISLENEEVVKKNGKSYFVSFIEPEEIDQIFEARRELESIAAFLAAQRMQRQELKQMENIITKLKDVNGETDPIELANLNGKFHSLIAKASGNKYIESCVNSMRLKLRIVRVTLFTSIERREDEYKEHFGIFEAIKNKDADKARSLMFNHETDVWEYTKKYIIPKLYY comes from the coding sequence ATGCAAGAAAATGTTATATTATCAAAAAAAATTTATAGTTATATCATTGATGAAATAGTCTCAGGCAGGTTAAGGATGGGGCAGATTATAGATGAAAATAAGATAAAAGACGTCTTCAACGTCAGCAAAACTCCGATAAGGGAGGCCATCATATCCCTAGAAAATGAAGAAGTGGTTAAAAAAAATGGAAAGTCTTACTTTGTATCGTTTATAGAACCTGAGGAGATCGATCAGATATTCGAAGCTAGAAGGGAATTAGAATCCATAGCGGCATTCCTCGCAGCTCAAAGAATGCAAAGGCAGGAATTAAAACAGATGGAAAATATAATAACAAAACTTAAGGACGTCAATGGGGAGACCGATCCAATTGAACTCGCAAACCTCAATGGAAAATTCCATTCCCTCATTGCGAAGGCCTCAGGAAACAAGTATATCGAATCCTGCGTGAACTCAATGAGATTAAAATTAAGGATTGTCAGAGTTACGCTCTTTACAAGCATTGAAAGGAGAGAGGATGAATACAAAGAGCACTTCGGAATATTTGAAGCAATAAAAAATAAAGATGCAGATAAGGCAAGATCCCTTATGTTTAATCACGAAACAGATGTTTGGGAATATACAAAAAAATATATAATACCTAAACTATATTACTAG
- a CDS encoding mandelate racemase/muconate lactonizing enzyme family protein — protein sequence MNEFKILSIIPISAGIPLTETEPKQKWLEEWSKQLFVKVSIDSEYGWGEVLPAAFNSPALYADIVKRLEPSLNGMEISEPGIIWEKLRKLTFSGGYGPVIGAISGVDIALWDLKAKLSKLYLGDIFGKNEQKIARYASLSRYANYEAVIRASKNIVESGFKAIKLHQTKDDTLESVKRFREEIGYGVDLMVDLNCAMNIDEAIKFANSVQRYELKWVEEPIWPPDDLASLKKINDIVPVAAGENFFDFFKFEDAVHLEALTYYQPDVTKVGGLTPTLKILDLLKKNHEQVAFHNRPHNGWIGIFASIAAARMNGVDALIETPPNGVPSQYFRYNAMITSEVIAPNGVGLSIEPIEPLPQPKDEKILIFHD from the coding sequence ATGAATGAGTTTAAAATTTTGAGTATAATCCCAATTAGTGCAGGCATACCCTTAACTGAAACCGAGCCAAAACAGAAATGGTTGGAAGAATGGAGTAAACAATTATTCGTGAAAGTATCTATTGATAGCGAATATGGTTGGGGAGAAGTACTACCAGCGGCATTTAACTCTCCTGCTCTTTATGCAGATATAGTAAAGCGATTGGAACCTTCCTTGAATGGGATGGAAATTTCAGAACCAGGCATAATATGGGAAAAACTTAGAAAATTAACCTTTTCTGGGGGTTATGGTCCTGTGATTGGAGCGATATCTGGTGTTGATATTGCGTTATGGGATTTAAAGGCAAAATTATCGAAGCTTTATTTGGGCGATATATTTGGAAAAAATGAACAAAAAATAGCCAGATATGCTTCTCTTTCTAGATATGCGAATTATGAAGCAGTAATTAGAGCCTCCAAGAATATCGTTGAATCTGGATTTAAGGCAATAAAGTTGCATCAGACAAAAGACGATACTCTCGAAAGCGTTAAAAGATTCAGAGAAGAGATCGGTTATGGAGTAGATCTGATGGTGGATCTGAACTGCGCCATGAACATTGACGAGGCGATCAAATTCGCAAACTCTGTTCAGAGGTATGAATTGAAATGGGTCGAAGAACCAATCTGGCCGCCTGATGATTTGGCTTCATTAAAGAAGATAAATGACATAGTTCCAGTAGCTGCTGGAGAAAACTTCTTCGATTTTTTTAAATTTGAAGATGCGGTTCATCTGGAGGCTCTAACCTATTATCAGCCCGACGTCACCAAAGTTGGAGGTTTAACCCCTACCCTTAAAATATTGGATCTTCTGAAGAAAAATCATGAGCAGGTTGCATTTCATAACAGACCGCACAATGGCTGGATAGGTATCTTCGCGAGCATAGCTGCAGCCAGAATGAATGGCGTTGATGCCCTTATTGAAACACCTCCAAATGGCGTACCATCGCAATATTTTAGGTATAACGCCATGATCACTAGTGAAGTGATCGCTCCAAACGGTGTTGGTCTTAGCATTGAGCCGATAGAGCCACTTCCACAGCCAAAAGATGAGAAAATTTTAATTTTTCATGACTAG
- a CDS encoding phosphoadenosine phosphosulfate reductase domain-containing protein, with protein MAENFQLPYLSLQNEKVDMVFDLFNKTIRNGEKVTFAFSGGKDSTTLAILFYEWLKIRHDIECTITLLHNDTSSEIDPMENWARNFMTSYKTEIEDITEGRVKINIDIRTPKVIDTFYWRMLIRGYPAPSFNFRWCVHLLKEKPANLDSIEETMFTGLREAESSERRILMRKKYGNSCSASPGGCMAYYYSTEGKGNKVAPMRDWTDGDVWSFLTLYRNTGGINISPIFMLYPNPKVRYGCWHCTLASVQWGLQSLGGGLEYFEAVRILYRKFSDLPYLRIKKNTGYSKLGPLNAAGRALMLKSIALAEDLSNVKLYGLDINLLEGKSIRDILFNLDPKEATALIKKYDPNIPRFRYIPIDKIRNIQKYKELALRALIDVKRNCANDKAYILLDTKLENPLITLLNRIEDLLS; from the coding sequence ATGGCTGAAAATTTCCAATTGCCTTATCTCTCTCTCCAAAATGAGAAGGTGGACATGGTTTTCGATCTGTTCAATAAGACCATTAGAAATGGGGAAAAAGTAACTTTTGCTTTTTCTGGCGGAAAAGATTCTACTACCTTGGCCATTTTGTTCTATGAATGGCTAAAGATCAGACATGACATCGAATGTACCATCACGCTGTTACATAATGATACTTCAAGTGAAATCGATCCTATGGAAAACTGGGCAAGGAATTTTATGACTTCTTACAAGACCGAGATAGAGGATATTACCGAAGGGAGGGTCAAGATAAATATAGATATAAGAACACCAAAAGTAATCGATACATTTTATTGGAGGATGTTAATAAGAGGATACCCTGCTCCTTCGTTCAATTTCAGGTGGTGCGTACATTTATTAAAGGAAAAGCCCGCAAATTTAGATTCGATAGAGGAAACAATGTTCACAGGCCTCAGAGAAGCAGAATCTTCTGAACGCAGAATTCTAATGAGGAAAAAATATGGTAATTCTTGCAGCGCTAGCCCTGGGGGTTGCATGGCATACTATTACTCTACTGAAGGCAAAGGTAATAAGGTGGCGCCGATGCGGGACTGGACAGATGGGGATGTATGGTCTTTTCTGACGCTATATCGTAATACGGGTGGTATCAACATTTCGCCGATTTTTATGCTTTATCCAAATCCAAAGGTTAGGTATGGATGCTGGCATTGCACCCTTGCAAGTGTACAGTGGGGGCTTCAATCTCTTGGTGGAGGCCTAGAATACTTTGAGGCGGTAAGGATATTGTATAGAAAATTCTCCGACTTGCCCTATCTAAGAATCAAGAAGAATACAGGTTACAGCAAGCTTGGGCCTCTGAATGCTGCTGGTAGAGCGCTTATGCTGAAGTCAATAGCCCTAGCAGAGGACTTGTCCAACGTAAAGCTCTATGGGTTAGATATTAATTTGCTGGAGGGGAAGTCTATTAGAGATATTTTATTCAATTTGGATCCAAAGGAAGCTACAGCATTGATAAAGAAATACGATCCTAATATACCAAGGTTCAGATATATTCCAATTGATAAGATCAGAAACATTCAAAAATACAAGGAATTGGCTTTGCGTGCTCTGATAGACGTCAAACGGAACTGCGCCAACGATAAAGCATACATTCTGCTAGATACCAAGCTTGAGAATCCTCTGATCACGCTGTTGAATCGGATAGAGGATCTTCTCTCATAA
- a CDS encoding AAA family ATPase, producing MKVNLSDEIKKIENQPLSGKNNIELDSWKKAINVISKNMDNGRIGIVQGPPGTGKTTIYANAFSRYFDKLGDGNIIVYIAPTNELVYDMFKKVGSEYAKRGAIDRISHEVRVYGSIFDQDPSIRSIREPPSMETKIVLMTNYQRLYPGNNRFNYNVMIDEASKSPLHTAFIGLANQLAKDELDGSISIVGDPMQAISLGPYQGSARRMLIMSYLLAPMLNHSSRDLNDRELLAEAKRSAIRGSSFEFLEVTLRMPSPSEEAISKGFYDNDLRAYRSASQILHSNYEANKLRELATEKEQMRKITEKVEELISTGRCILYERVNEKKSYDSNYYRKYGLTYDPTRAELGIETAIALAAGTGKHTTVITTYVDQQIQMDLLMRRKYGYILEKYGIRDQISFSTTQSFLGAEDDNIVAVLGKEYSISTYTQNYSTSTYNEGDPSTIYFNEPEVLNVQLSRHKMLLAIIGNLSILASQAAKQDQSMGLSRFSPLRITADHLLQQSGFEKQGSRYLPKRSSGDAVFMVFDDN from the coding sequence ATGAAGGTAAACCTATCTGATGAGATAAAGAAAATAGAAAACCAGCCATTATCCGGCAAAAATAACATTGAACTCGATTCCTGGAAAAAGGCTATTAATGTCATTTCAAAGAATATGGATAATGGAAGAATTGGGATTGTGCAGGGACCACCAGGGACAGGTAAAACCACGATATATGCAAATGCATTTTCCAGATACTTTGATAAACTAGGTGACGGGAATATAATAGTATATATCGCACCAACGAACGAGTTAGTCTACGACATGTTCAAAAAGGTAGGTTCTGAATACGCCAAAAGAGGGGCAATAGACAGAATATCTCACGAGGTAAGGGTATATGGTTCGATATTCGATCAGGACCCAAGTATTAGATCTATAAGGGAACCGCCTAGTATGGAGACAAAAATTGTCTTGATGACCAACTATCAAAGATTATACCCAGGCAACAACAGGTTCAACTACAATGTAATGATAGACGAAGCAAGTAAGTCTCCATTACATACTGCATTTATCGGATTGGCTAACCAACTAGCTAAGGATGAACTGGATGGGTCCATAAGCATAGTCGGAGACCCAATGCAGGCTATCAGTCTTGGACCATACCAAGGGAGCGCCAGAAGAATGCTGATAATGAGTTACCTACTTGCACCGATGTTGAACCATTCAAGCAGAGATTTAAATGATAGAGAATTGTTAGCAGAGGCTAAGAGATCAGCTATAAGAGGTAGCTCTTTTGAATTTCTGGAAGTTACTCTGAGAATGCCATCCCCATCGGAAGAGGCAATAAGTAAGGGCTTTTATGATAATGACCTTAGAGCGTATAGGTCAGCTAGCCAGATACTACATAGCAACTATGAGGCTAACAAGTTAAGAGAATTAGCTACAGAGAAAGAACAAATGAGAAAAATCACAGAAAAAGTAGAAGAGTTAATTTCGACCGGGAGATGCATCCTCTATGAAAGAGTGAATGAGAAAAAGAGCTATGATTCAAATTATTATAGAAAATATGGCCTTACGTATGATCCAACAAGGGCAGAATTAGGCATAGAAACGGCGATTGCACTAGCTGCAGGTACGGGTAAGCATACGACTGTGATAACTACCTATGTTGATCAGCAGATCCAAATGGATCTCCTTATGAGACGGAAGTATGGATATATTTTGGAAAAATATGGCATTCGGGATCAAATATCGTTCTCAACAACACAGTCATTTCTGGGTGCAGAAGACGATAACATTGTAGCAGTGCTCGGAAAAGAATATTCCATATCTACTTACACTCAGAATTACTCCACATCAACATACAATGAGGGTGATCCATCCACCATTTATTTCAATGAGCCGGAAGTGCTAAATGTACAGTTATCAAGACACAAAATGTTGTTGGCCATCATCGGAAATCTTTCCATTCTTGCGTCTCAGGCCGCAAAGCAAGACCAATCTATGGGTTTATCAAGGTTTTCACCATTGCGCATCACTGCCGATCATTTGCTACAACAGTCGGGGTTTGAGAAACAAGGAAGCAGATATCTCCCCAAGCGTTCATCGGGTGACGCTGTGTTCATGGTCTTCGACGATAATTGA
- a CDS encoding PD-(D/E)XK nuclease family protein, translating to MYERTKSYSSITEFIKSKMPGGSYGCVKMAEDTLNRTGHIPTVTNIARGAGYCAYYARLSEAIGIRRFFDYSIDHYSGKGKTIHKILGLSALKLLPGSPNEETIRNTVKEVVSENQELFENDKSFKESREGVQDLAVFLLNSLISNLDRICRLLGVDKEEIYPIVEQQLIDYDLHMRGIPDLILESMEKKKAIVVEWKTYGQNEMKYEEAQAIAYSLLEASRLGLNDRKAAVLGDRISRNIDVIPVVIKANIKASLGPHPFLADDFSEESYRDFSYLVDDVILEAEHLTLLVSDTRSFGGGNNKLCYTDMSWGGKHYKVNMLRLTPDQLFKGSPSKQEKWPCRTKNGNSFCNLMEPCKFYFGRPLYEQDDVERDMWLLRFKVFENKERSLSVYRAIYDIFKLYRNSSYEEDAMTHFRKGRGFLYSPGDFPTKINDAPLIQIKNYEKSRVELLDKLEIPDSRSLQLRGIRKLRNFEKDNKISFVVPSGRTVLLTIMDSWNPLLSISMFGIIFEVDSSEDQIEYDIRIPSTILDFQMIIFMSYLNVKKPTNILMFEVGVDLTQMELNSINELQRTLKKRENEGELKLNKDELEKESKTEEQLIESEGKEIEKEGIEYAESEGLLETLASLVKRSAKKDEGKPI from the coding sequence ATGTATGAGAGAACAAAGAGCTATAGTAGCATTACGGAATTTATCAAATCAAAGATGCCTGGAGGATCTTATGGATGCGTCAAGATGGCTGAGGATACCTTAAACCGTACTGGCCATATACCCACCGTCACCAATATTGCAAGAGGTGCAGGATACTGTGCTTATTATGCGAGGCTATCTGAGGCAATAGGCATAAGGAGATTTTTCGATTATTCTATTGACCACTATAGCGGAAAGGGAAAAACAATCCATAAAATTCTTGGGCTTTCGGCTTTAAAGTTATTGCCTGGATCTCCTAATGAAGAAACGATCCGAAATACGGTGAAAGAAGTAGTGAGCGAAAATCAAGAACTCTTCGAAAATGACAAAAGCTTTAAAGAAAGTAGAGAGGGCGTACAGGATCTTGCAGTCTTTCTGCTGAATAGCCTTATATCTAATCTTGACAGAATATGCAGACTTCTTGGTGTTGATAAGGAAGAAATTTACCCAATTGTAGAGCAGCAGCTTATAGATTATGACCTCCATATGCGTGGAATACCCGATCTAATACTTGAGTCTATGGAAAAGAAGAAAGCAATTGTCGTCGAGTGGAAAACATATGGACAGAATGAAATGAAATACGAAGAGGCCCAGGCCATAGCCTACTCATTATTAGAGGCTTCAAGATTGGGATTAAATGATCGTAAGGCAGCAGTCTTAGGTGATAGGATATCTCGTAATATCGATGTTATACCAGTTGTCATTAAAGCCAATATCAAGGCATCATTAGGACCGCATCCGTTCTTGGCAGATGATTTCTCAGAAGAATCTTATAGGGATTTCTCTTATCTCGTTGACGATGTCATCTTAGAAGCGGAGCATCTCACCTTATTGGTTTCCGATACAAGAAGTTTTGGTGGTGGTAACAATAAACTCTGCTATACCGATATGAGCTGGGGAGGAAAGCATTACAAAGTGAATATGTTAAGGTTGACGCCCGACCAGCTATTCAAAGGAAGCCCATCTAAACAGGAAAAATGGCCTTGCAGAACAAAGAATGGCAACTCATTCTGCAATCTCATGGAACCATGTAAGTTTTACTTTGGGAGACCCCTGTATGAACAGGATGATGTAGAACGTGATATGTGGCTATTGCGATTTAAGGTCTTCGAGAACAAAGAAAGGTCACTCTCCGTATACAGAGCAATATATGACATATTCAAATTGTACAGAAATTCCTCTTATGAGGAGGATGCGATGACCCATTTTCGTAAAGGTAGAGGGTTCTTGTACTCCCCAGGAGATTTCCCGACGAAAATAAACGACGCCCCGCTGATACAGATCAAGAATTACGAGAAGTCAAGAGTAGAATTACTGGATAAATTAGAAATTCCAGATTCTCGTAGCCTACAACTTAGAGGAATCAGAAAGCTAAGGAATTTTGAAAAGGACAACAAAATAAGCTTCGTAGTGCCATCTGGTAGGACGGTTCTTTTGACTATTATGGACTCATGGAATCCACTCCTCTCCATATCCATGTTCGGCATAATTTTTGAGGTTGATTCCTCAGAGGACCAGATAGAGTATGATATCCGCATTCCTTCCACGATACTCGATTTCCAAATGATAATATTCATGTCGTATCTCAATGTCAAGAAACCAACTAATATCCTCATGTTCGAGGTTGGAGTCGATCTGACTCAAATGGAGCTCAATAGTATTAACGAACTGCAAAGAACTTTGAAGAAAAGGGAAAACGAAGGTGAACTGAAATTGAATAAAGACGAATTGGAAAAGGAAAGCAAAACGGAAGAACAATTGATAGAATCAGAAGGAAAGGAGATTGAGAAAGAAGGGATAGAGTATGCAGAGTCTGAAGGCCTTTTGGAGACCCTAGCAAGTTTGGTCAAAAGGAGTGCGAAGAAAGATGAAGGTAAACCTATCTGA